A genomic window from Candidatus Cybelea sp. includes:
- a CDS encoding aminopeptidase P family protein: MSTERNAPAETEPAQAKHDFQPPKALVEFMSHDWIDRPAEVRPHPQAARFAQRRQALSEAYRGTYLVIPSGVERVRANDTSFRFRASSDFAYLAGDGEPSGVLVLEPEGARHRSLLFVLEHNRGSAEFFTDRVAGELWVGRHRGVDESLVYYGVDECRPLRTLAAYLQELREAAYPLRVVRGDNESVDRILERSDDDAELAEHLSEMRLIKDEYELAELRKACAISKLAFEDAIRAMRTAKSEREIEAAFWGRARIEANDVGYLTIAAAGEHACTLHWTRNDGAVRPGELLLLDAGVECDSLYTADITRTLPISGRFSPEQRTIYEIVWEAQRAGIEAAIAGNDFLEPHRSAVRVLAQGLIDLGILRASLDEALDPERLLHRRYSLHGVSHMLGLDVHDCARARDEEYRYGKLREGVVLTVEPGLYFQPDDATVPERFRGIGVRIEDDIAVTSGAPQNLSGALPSKADDVERWIAELWQPSP, encoded by the coding sequence ATGTCTACCGAACGAAACGCCCCCGCCGAGACCGAGCCCGCCCAGGCGAAGCACGACTTCCAGCCGCCCAAGGCGCTGGTGGAATTCATGTCCCACGACTGGATCGACCGGCCGGCAGAAGTCCGGCCGCACCCGCAAGCAGCAAGATTTGCGCAGCGCCGGCAAGCGCTCTCGGAGGCGTATCGCGGAACGTACCTCGTTATTCCGTCGGGCGTCGAGCGAGTGCGGGCGAATGACACCTCCTTCCGCTTTCGCGCGTCGAGCGATTTTGCGTACCTCGCCGGCGACGGAGAACCCAGCGGCGTTTTGGTGCTCGAACCGGAGGGCGCGCGCCATCGCAGCCTGCTCTTCGTCCTCGAGCACAATCGCGGCAGCGCGGAGTTTTTTACCGATCGCGTCGCGGGTGAACTATGGGTCGGCCGCCACCGGGGCGTCGACGAGAGCCTCGTTTACTACGGCGTCGACGAGTGCCGCCCGCTGCGGACCTTAGCTGCCTATTTGCAGGAGCTGCGCGAAGCGGCTTATCCTCTGCGCGTCGTGCGCGGCGATAACGAGAGCGTCGATCGCATCCTCGAACGAAGCGACGACGACGCGGAGCTGGCCGAACATCTCTCGGAGATGCGGTTGATCAAAGACGAGTACGAGCTCGCGGAGCTGCGCAAGGCCTGTGCGATCTCAAAGCTCGCGTTCGAAGATGCGATTCGGGCGATGCGCACCGCAAAGAGCGAACGCGAAATCGAGGCCGCGTTCTGGGGCCGCGCGCGGATCGAAGCCAACGACGTCGGGTATCTGACGATCGCCGCGGCCGGCGAGCACGCCTGTACGCTGCACTGGACGCGTAACGACGGGGCCGTCCGGCCCGGCGAGCTGCTTCTGCTCGACGCCGGCGTCGAATGCGACTCGCTGTACACCGCCGATATCACCCGAACGCTGCCGATTTCGGGACGTTTCTCACCCGAGCAGCGGACGATCTACGAGATCGTTTGGGAGGCTCAACGCGCGGGAATCGAAGCGGCCATCGCCGGCAACGACTTCCTCGAGCCGCATCGCAGCGCGGTGCGCGTGCTCGCGCAAGGGCTCATCGACCTCGGCATCCTGCGCGCCTCGCTCGACGAAGCGCTCGATCCGGAGCGTCTCCTGCATCGCCGGTACTCCCTGCACGGCGTGAGCCATATGCTTGGCCTCGACGTGCACGACTGCGCGCGGGCGCGCGACGAAGAGTACCGGTACGGCAAGCTGCGCGAAGGGGTCGTGCTGACGGTCGAGCCGGGTCTGTATTTCCAACCCGACGACGCGACCGTCCCCGAGCGCTTCCGAGGCATTGGCGTGCGCATCGAAGACGATATCGCCGTTACGAGCGGCGCCCCGCAGAATCTCTCCGGCGCTCTGCCCTCAAAGGCAGACGACGTCGAGCGCTGGATCGCGGAGCTTTGGCAGCCCTCTCCTTAG
- the metG gene encoding methionine--tRNA ligase: MQRTYYVTTPIYYISGNPHIGHAYTTVVADVLARTSRTFQPTFFLTGTDEHGQKVANAAAAAGKSPQEWCDELVPRWKELFAAYHVSYDDFIRTTQARHVEKVRRVFDRLRAGGDVYLGKYEGWYCVSDETFWLESKLVDGRCPTCGREVQWISEHDWFFRLSAYRDRLLEHFERNPQWVQPRSVYNEMMSILRDGLDDLSISRTNLDWGIPIDGGGVIYVWLDALLNYITAIGWSEDEDRFAALWPAKTQLIGKEIARFHTLIWPALLWALGERAPELVFAHGWITVDGEKIGKSLGNAVDPFALAARFGADSIRYFLLREAPFGSDFSYSEEKIAQRHNSDLANDLGNLLQRTLSMLQRYREGTVPARGNAADELGDRFAALAMSTRERILALRFREALEGVWELVTALNRTIDEHKPWALHKEGRSDELDAVLYDLCEGLRRLALLLQPIMPERMEEMWRQLGEPGRIDEDWSSSLGRWGGLRPGTQTKTAAPLFPKVELVAQT, from the coding sequence ATGCAGCGCACCTATTACGTTACGACACCGATCTACTACATCAGCGGCAATCCGCATATCGGGCACGCCTATACGACGGTCGTCGCCGACGTGCTCGCCCGAACCTCTCGCACGTTCCAGCCGACGTTCTTCTTGACCGGGACGGACGAACACGGGCAGAAGGTTGCCAACGCGGCGGCGGCCGCCGGAAAGAGCCCGCAGGAGTGGTGCGACGAGCTGGTGCCGCGATGGAAGGAGCTCTTCGCAGCCTATCACGTCTCGTACGACGACTTCATCCGCACGACGCAAGCGCGACACGTCGAAAAAGTCCGCCGCGTCTTCGACCGCCTGCGCGCCGGCGGCGACGTCTATCTCGGCAAGTACGAAGGGTGGTACTGCGTATCGGACGAGACGTTCTGGCTCGAATCCAAGCTCGTCGACGGCCGTTGCCCCACGTGCGGCCGCGAGGTGCAGTGGATCTCGGAGCACGACTGGTTTTTTCGCCTATCGGCGTACCGCGACCGTCTGCTCGAGCACTTCGAGCGCAACCCGCAGTGGGTACAGCCGCGCAGCGTCTACAACGAGATGATGTCGATCCTGCGCGACGGTCTCGACGATCTTTCGATCTCGCGCACGAACCTCGACTGGGGCATTCCGATCGACGGCGGGGGCGTGATCTACGTCTGGCTCGACGCGCTGCTCAACTACATCACGGCGATCGGCTGGAGCGAAGACGAGGATCGTTTCGCCGCGCTTTGGCCGGCGAAGACGCAGCTGATCGGCAAGGAGATCGCACGCTTCCACACGCTGATCTGGCCGGCGCTGCTCTGGGCCTTGGGCGAGCGCGCCCCCGAGCTCGTCTTCGCGCACGGCTGGATCACCGTCGACGGCGAGAAGATCGGTAAGAGCCTCGGCAACGCGGTCGATCCGTTCGCGCTTGCCGCCCGTTTCGGCGCCGATTCGATCCGTTACTTTCTCTTGCGCGAGGCACCGTTCGGAAGCGATTTTTCCTACTCCGAAGAGAAGATCGCCCAACGCCACAACAGCGATCTCGCCAACGATCTCGGAAATCTCTTGCAGCGCACGCTCTCGATGCTGCAGCGGTACCGCGAGGGCACCGTGCCGGCGCGAGGGAACGCCGCCGACGAGCTCGGGGATCGCTTCGCGGCGCTGGCGATGAGTACGCGCGAGCGCATCCTCGCACTGCGGTTTCGCGAAGCGCTGGAAGGCGTTTGGGAGCTGGTGACGGCGCTGAATCGAACGATCGACGAGCACAAGCCGTGGGCGCTGCACAAAGAGGGCCGCAGCGACGAGCTCGATGCGGTGCTCTACGATCTGTGCGAAGGCCTGCGCCGCCTCGCGCTCCTGCTGCAGCCGATCATGCCGGAGCGCATGGAAGAGATGTGGCGGCAGCTCGGCGAGCCGGGACGCATCGACGAGGACTGGTCGTCGTCGCTGGGCCGATGGGGAGGGCTGCGGCCCGGGACGCAGACCAAAACCGCCGCACCGCTCTTCCCAAAAGTGGAGCTCGTCGCGCAGACGTGA
- the nadC gene encoding carboxylating nicotinate-nucleotide diphosphorylase encodes MKPSQSVRSHDSAASLELIAAPLVRAGLLEDLGRGGDLTTDAIIDAKRRARARIVARRGGIIAGLDAALLAFSMLDESVESSPHAHDGASVAAGEVVVEIEARARTLLTGERTALNLFSRLSGIATATRRFVELVAGTRAQIADTRKTTPGLRVLERYAVRCGGGRNHRFGLDDGILIKDNHLALAGSIAEAVAAARARAGHMVKVEVEVDTIAQLREALRSPIDAVLLDNMTTAQLREAVDLVQRSVITEASGGVTEASVGDIAQTGVDIISVGWLTHGAPALDLSLEIASGRA; translated from the coding sequence ATGAAGCCCTCGCAAAGCGTTCGTTCACACGACTCCGCAGCGTCGCTTGAGCTGATCGCCGCGCCGCTCGTGCGCGCCGGCCTGCTCGAAGACCTGGGCCGCGGCGGCGACCTCACGACCGATGCAATCATCGACGCCAAACGCCGTGCGCGCGCCCGAATCGTTGCGCGCCGCGGCGGAATCATCGCGGGACTCGACGCCGCATTGCTTGCGTTTTCGATGCTCGACGAGAGCGTCGAAAGCTCGCCGCACGCGCACGACGGCGCGAGCGTGGCGGCGGGCGAGGTTGTCGTTGAGATCGAGGCCCGCGCGCGCACGCTGCTAACCGGCGAACGAACGGCGCTCAACCTGTTCTCGCGGCTCTCTGGAATCGCCACTGCGACTCGAAGGTTCGTCGAACTCGTGGCCGGCACGCGCGCGCAGATCGCCGATACGCGCAAGACGACACCCGGCCTGCGGGTGCTCGAGCGCTACGCGGTTCGCTGCGGCGGGGGTCGCAACCACCGCTTCGGTCTCGACGACGGGATTCTGATCAAAGATAACCACCTCGCCCTTGCCGGCTCGATCGCCGAGGCCGTTGCGGCGGCCCGCGCGCGCGCCGGCCACATGGTGAAGGTCGAGGTCGAGGTCGACACGATCGCGCAGCTGCGCGAAGCCCTGCGCAGCCCGATCGACGCCGTTCTGCTCGACAATATGACGACCGCGCAGTTGCGCGAAGCCGTCGATCTCGTGCAGCGAAGCGTGATCACCGAGGCGAGCGGCGGCGTCACCGAGGCCAGCGTTGGCGACATCGCGCAGACCGGCGTCGACATCATCAGCGTCGGCTGGCTGACGCACGGCGCGCCGGCACTCGACCTTTCTCTGGAGATCGCTAGTGGTAGAGCATGA
- a CDS encoding DUF202 domain-containing protein, with protein MQPDPSGASQVRAADVLANERTYLAYVRTALAFIAFGFVIARFSLFAREFATLVGGSAVAAGISTRFGTAMAVFGILMALFGAWRYAVTNRGLLEGRVTTLSAVAGYAISLFVVVVGAIVAFALMLYH; from the coding sequence ATGCAGCCGGACCCCAGTGGAGCAAGCCAGGTGCGCGCCGCCGACGTGCTGGCAAACGAGCGGACCTATTTGGCCTACGTGCGAACGGCGCTGGCCTTCATCGCGTTCGGCTTCGTCATCGCGCGTTTCTCGCTCTTTGCTCGCGAGTTTGCCACGCTCGTTGGAGGTTCGGCCGTTGCAGCTGGCATCTCGACGCGCTTCGGCACGGCGATGGCGGTCTTTGGGATCCTGATGGCGCTCTTCGGTGCGTGGCGGTACGCGGTTACCAATCGCGGGTTGCTGGAGGGGCGAGTCACAACGCTCTCCGCCGTCGCGGGCTACGCGATCTCACTCTTCGTAGTGGTCGTCGGCGCGATCGTGGCCTTCGCGCTCATGCTCTACCACTAG
- the nadA gene encoding quinolinate synthase NadA: protein MGAIDLPLREEIAAETDPLFERVEHIIPRIEWPLHAPYVAAINRLKRERNAIILAHNYQVPEIFYTVADIVGDSLALAMKAAQTEADVIVLCGVQFMAETAKLVNPGKRVLVPDLRAGCSLAASITAADVRLLREAYPGAPIVTYVNTSAEVKAESDVCVTSGNAVEIVEALGATRVVFLPDEYLAKYVASKTNVEIIAWKGHCEVHERFRGEDIRRFREGDGSLIVLAHPECPPDVLAEADYVGSTQGMSEYVGRLASSAGSQRAAPRVLLMTECSMADNVSGRYPNVDFVRPCNLCPHMKRNTLPKVLHSLEAMEYEVTVAPEIARRARRAVERMLDFSRQPKD, encoded by the coding sequence ATGGGCGCCATCGATCTACCCCTGCGCGAGGAAATCGCCGCCGAAACCGACCCCCTCTTCGAGCGCGTCGAACACATCATTCCACGCATCGAATGGCCGCTGCATGCCCCCTACGTCGCGGCGATCAACCGCCTCAAACGAGAGCGCAATGCGATCATCCTGGCGCACAATTACCAGGTTCCCGAGATCTTCTACACGGTCGCGGACATCGTCGGCGACTCGTTGGCGCTGGCGATGAAGGCGGCCCAAACCGAGGCCGACGTCATCGTCCTGTGCGGCGTGCAGTTCATGGCCGAGACCGCGAAGCTGGTAAACCCCGGCAAGAGGGTGCTGGTTCCCGATCTGCGCGCGGGCTGTTCGCTGGCGGCCTCGATTACGGCCGCCGACGTCCGCCTCTTGCGAGAGGCCTATCCCGGCGCGCCGATCGTCACGTACGTTAATACGTCGGCCGAGGTGAAAGCCGAGTCCGACGTCTGCGTTACCAGCGGCAACGCCGTCGAGATCGTCGAGGCCCTCGGCGCGACGCGCGTCGTCTTCCTGCCCGACGAGTACCTCGCCAAGTACGTCGCTTCAAAGACCAACGTCGAGATTATCGCCTGGAAGGGCCACTGCGAGGTGCACGAGCGGTTCCGCGGCGAGGACATTCGGCGTTTCCGCGAGGGAGACGGCTCGCTGATCGTTCTCGCGCATCCGGAGTGCCCGCCGGACGTTCTGGCCGAAGCCGACTACGTCGGTTCGACGCAGGGCATGAGCGAGTACGTCGGACGGCTTGCCTCCAGTGCCGGTTCGCAAAGGGCAGCGCCGCGCGTTCTGCTCATGACCGAATGTTCGATGGCCGATAACGTCTCGGGCCGCTATCCAAACGTCGATTTCGTGCGCCCGTGCAATCTCTGCCCGCACATGAAGCGGAACACGCTCCCAAAGGTATTGCATTCTCTGGAAGCGATGGAATATGAGGTGACCGTCGCCCCCGAAATCGCGCGCCGAGCGCGCCGCGCGGTCGAGCGGATGCTCGACTTCAGCCGCCAGCCGAAAGACTGA
- the ubiE gene encoding bifunctional demethylmenaquinone methyltransferase/2-methoxy-6-polyprenyl-1,4-benzoquinol methylase UbiE, with product MNSAPTRNHPESEKALFVREMFARIAPRYDLANRMMTAGLDERWRRRAIRLLGPPPRAKILDLCCGTGDLVFGLLRSQPTLDVTGIDFCSPMLERARARAVKGARGKATFVEGDVMTMPFDDESFDGATMGFSLRNVVDVDGALREIRRVLRPGARFVNLDVSKAPNKGVKKLFDLYFYGVVPWLGGLVGGSPEAYRYLPSSLTHHPNAPDLRDRFTRAGFADAGYLSLMGGTIAIHFGRRP from the coding sequence ATGAACTCCGCACCGACTCGAAATCACCCAGAAAGCGAGAAGGCGCTTTTCGTTCGCGAGATGTTCGCGCGGATCGCGCCCCGCTACGATCTCGCGAACCGAATGATGACCGCCGGCCTTGACGAACGCTGGCGCCGCCGGGCAATCCGGCTGCTCGGCCCCCCGCCGCGCGCGAAAATTCTCGATCTTTGCTGCGGTACGGGCGATCTCGTCTTTGGACTGCTGCGGAGCCAGCCTACGCTGGACGTAACGGGCATCGATTTCTGCAGCCCGATGCTCGAACGTGCTCGGGCTCGGGCCGTCAAAGGAGCGCGCGGCAAAGCGACCTTCGTCGAAGGCGACGTCATGACGATGCCGTTTGACGACGAATCCTTCGATGGCGCGACGATGGGCTTTTCGCTGCGCAACGTCGTCGACGTCGATGGCGCGCTCCGCGAGATCCGCCGCGTTCTGAGGCCGGGTGCACGCTTCGTGAACCTCGACGTGAGCAAGGCACCCAACAAAGGGGTCAAAAAGCTCTTCGATCTCTACTTTTACGGTGTCGTTCCCTGGCTGGGGGGACTCGTCGGCGGATCGCCTGAGGCCTATCGCTATCTGCCCAGCTCGCTGACGCATCATCCCAACGCGCCCGACCTGCGCGATCGCTTCACGCGCGCCGGATTTGCCGACGCCGGCTACCTCTCGCTGATGGGAGGTACCATCGCTATCCACTTTGGACGGCGCCCGTGA
- the rsmI gene encoding 16S rRNA (cytidine(1402)-2'-O)-methyltransferase, with amino-acid sequence MPLIFVPTPLGNLRDVTLRALDVLREADLVVAEDTRVARRLLQALKIEGREIWSYREQNAPRVTQGILERARTGLVAVTSDAGTPGICDPGSDLAAAARAAGIAIEVLPGPSAAVGVALLSGFPLRTFTFEGFPPRASSARRERYRAALRHEVTSLWFETPQRILASLADLAAIAPDARLFLVREYTKLHEQQLCGTPQEVAAALPDPVRGEIAFAIAPYRAARTPGDPTAAIDALLASGERVGEVAKQLAAQGFGDRRALYQRAAKRKAGPKAPLKQR; translated from the coding sequence ATGCCCCTGATCTTCGTACCGACGCCGCTGGGGAACCTGCGCGACGTCACGCTTCGCGCGCTCGACGTCCTGCGCGAAGCCGATCTCGTCGTCGCCGAAGACACGCGGGTCGCACGCCGCCTGCTGCAGGCGCTGAAGATCGAGGGTCGCGAGATTTGGAGTTATCGGGAGCAGAACGCCCCACGAGTCACCCAGGGAATCCTCGAGCGCGCGCGCACCGGCCTCGTGGCGGTAACCTCGGACGCCGGCACCCCCGGAATTTGCGACCCGGGCAGCGATCTAGCTGCGGCCGCGCGCGCCGCCGGAATCGCCATCGAAGTGCTCCCTGGTCCGAGCGCTGCGGTGGGAGTCGCGCTGCTCTCAGGGTTTCCTCTGCGCACCTTCACGTTCGAAGGCTTCCCGCCGCGCGCAAGCTCGGCGCGACGCGAGCGTTACCGCGCCGCTTTACGGCACGAGGTGACCTCGCTTTGGTTCGAGACGCCGCAGCGCATTCTCGCCAGCCTCGCCGACTTAGCGGCGATCGCCCCCGATGCCCGCCTCTTCCTCGTCCGTGAATACACGAAGCTTCACGAACAGCAGCTCTGCGGAACTCCGCAGGAGGTCGCCGCGGCACTCCCCGATCCGGTCCGCGGAGAGATCGCCTTCGCGATCGCACCCTATCGCGCGGCGCGGACGCCGGGCGATCCTACCGCCGCGATCGATGCCCTGCTCGCGAGCGGCGAACGGGTCGGTGAGGTAGCAAAACAGCTGGCCGCGCAAGGCTTTGGCGACCGCCGCGCTCTCTACCAGAGGGCAGCGAAGCGGAAGGCCGGCCCCAAAGCGCCGCTAAAGCAACGCTGA
- a CDS encoding L-aspartate oxidase: protein MQQRRCDALVVGAGIAGLIAALKLAPAKVTVLCKTRLGKGAATDWAQGGIAAAIGADDSPRLHAIDTQRAGAGISDAKIVEILTQDAPARVEELLELGAGFDRTDEGKLALGREAAHQRRRIVKAGGDATGHEILKTLIEAVRDNPSIEIVENATAEDLLLYEGRVEGVCARQNATGELVAFATAAVVLATGGMGRLYRFTTNPVEATGDGVAMAARAGAMLADMEFVQFHPTALAIGRDPMPLVTEAVRGEGATLVNDLGERFMLAIHPDAELAPRDVVARAIFEQQQRGRTVGLDARTAIGASFPQDFPTVFRFCSEAGIDPRLQNIPVAPAAHYHMGGIAVDEWGRTSLEGLWACGETSATGVHGANRLASNSLLEALVYGSRVASDISGTRRQIPSLDRAHVPAGRDAVEATCDMTQAQAIDDLRNVMYANVGLVRNEAGLREAVRRIGELDGVAAGMSPLRNLLVAARLIAEAALARRESRGSHYRSDYPQADEALAKRSFTRLRSVA, encoded by the coding sequence GTGCAGCAGCGTCGCTGCGACGCCCTGGTCGTCGGCGCGGGCATCGCGGGGCTAATCGCCGCGCTGAAGCTCGCCCCTGCGAAGGTGACGGTTCTCTGCAAGACTCGCTTAGGGAAGGGCGCCGCGACCGATTGGGCACAGGGCGGCATCGCGGCCGCAATCGGCGCCGACGACTCGCCGCGTCTGCACGCGATCGACACGCAGCGCGCCGGCGCCGGCATCAGCGATGCGAAGATCGTCGAGATCCTCACCCAAGACGCACCCGCGCGCGTGGAAGAGCTGCTCGAGCTCGGCGCGGGATTCGATCGGACCGACGAGGGCAAACTCGCACTCGGGCGCGAGGCCGCGCATCAGCGCCGGCGCATCGTCAAAGCGGGCGGAGACGCGACCGGTCACGAGATCCTCAAGACGTTGATCGAAGCCGTGCGAGACAATCCCTCGATCGAGATCGTCGAGAACGCGACCGCGGAAGATCTACTGCTCTACGAGGGTCGAGTCGAGGGCGTTTGCGCACGCCAGAACGCGACCGGCGAGCTCGTCGCTTTCGCGACAGCCGCCGTCGTGCTCGCCACCGGCGGAATGGGCCGGCTCTATCGATTTACGACCAATCCCGTCGAAGCGACCGGCGACGGTGTCGCGATGGCCGCGCGCGCCGGAGCGATGCTCGCCGATATGGAGTTCGTTCAGTTCCACCCAACCGCGCTTGCCATCGGACGCGACCCGATGCCGCTGGTCACCGAGGCGGTCCGGGGCGAAGGAGCGACCCTCGTGAACGATCTCGGCGAGCGTTTCATGCTCGCCATCCATCCCGACGCCGAGCTGGCACCGCGCGATGTTGTTGCACGCGCGATCTTCGAACAGCAGCAGCGGGGGCGAACCGTCGGGCTCGACGCGCGCACCGCGATCGGTGCGAGTTTTCCCCAAGACTTTCCGACCGTCTTCCGCTTTTGCAGCGAAGCCGGCATCGATCCTCGACTGCAGAACATTCCCGTTGCCCCGGCCGCGCACTATCACATGGGCGGAATCGCCGTCGACGAGTGGGGCCGGACCTCTCTGGAGGGACTGTGGGCCTGCGGGGAGACGAGCGCGACCGGCGTGCACGGCGCGAACCGACTCGCGAGCAACTCGCTGCTTGAAGCGCTCGTCTACGGCTCGCGCGTTGCGAGCGACATCTCCGGCACTCGCCGGCAAATTCCGTCGCTCGATCGGGCGCACGTCCCGGCCGGTCGCGACGCCGTTGAGGCGACGTGCGATATGACGCAGGCGCAAGCGATCGACGATCTGCGCAACGTGATGTACGCAAACGTCGGTCTGGTGCGAAACGAAGCCGGCCTGCGAGAGGCCGTCAGACGAATTGGGGAACTCGACGGCGTTGCGGCCGGGATGAGTCCTTTGCGCAACCTGCTCGTCGCCGCGCGTTTGATCGCCGAGGCGGCACTCGCGCGCCGCGAGAGCCGCGGCAGCCACTATCGAAGCGACTACCCGCAAGCCGATGAAGCCCTCGCAAAGCGTTCGTTCACACGACTCCGCAGCGTCGCTTGA
- a CDS encoding glutaredoxin: MAAEFDAEHVPPGAKLELYISPSCPYCKRAMEYYDARRVSYVVHDAQNDRRERERMFSYTGGDPTVPAIVVDGVYRQSGWGSPPRG, encoded by the coding sequence ATGGCGGCCGAGTTCGACGCGGAGCACGTTCCTCCGGGCGCGAAGCTGGAGCTTTATATCTCGCCGAGTTGCCCGTATTGCAAGCGCGCGATGGAGTATTACGATGCGCGCCGCGTGTCGTACGTCGTTCACGACGCGCAGAACGACCGGCGCGAGCGCGAACGAATGTTCAGCTATACGGGCGGCGATCCGACCGTGCCGGCGATCGTCGTGGACGGCGTGTACCGGCAGTCCGGCTGGGGCTCGCCGCCAAGAGGTTGA
- a CDS encoding TatD family hydrolase, with protein sequence MIDTHCHVHDRAFDADRDEVIARAREAGVRAMVTIGESLDDSAAAVDTARRYGLCAAVGIHPHEAAKAPADIETRLKPLLAQAGVVALGEIGLDYYYDHSPRDAQAEVFKEQLRIGREAGVPIVFHQRDAFEDFSAVLRLQWRSGMRGVVHCFTGSPAQARTYVDEFGLFLGIGGVLTFPKAQAVRDAVCEVGLRAIVLETDCPYLAPVPKRGKRNEPAYVTYTAGKLAELLNVPLAEVVARTDANAATLFGI encoded by the coding sequence GTGATCGACACGCATTGTCACGTGCACGATCGCGCCTTCGACGCGGATCGCGACGAGGTCATCGCGCGCGCTCGCGAGGCCGGAGTTCGTGCGATGGTGACGATCGGCGAAAGTCTCGACGACAGCGCAGCGGCCGTCGACACCGCGAGGCGCTACGGACTCTGCGCTGCGGTAGGGATCCATCCCCACGAAGCTGCCAAGGCTCCTGCGGACATCGAAACGCGCCTGAAGCCGCTGCTCGCGCAAGCGGGCGTCGTGGCGTTGGGCGAGATCGGCCTCGACTACTACTACGACCACAGCCCGCGCGACGCGCAGGCAGAGGTATTCAAGGAGCAGCTGCGTATCGGCCGCGAGGCCGGCGTACCAATTGTTTTTCACCAGCGCGACGCCTTCGAAGACTTCAGCGCGGTCTTACGCCTCCAATGGCGTTCCGGAATGCGCGGCGTCGTTCACTGCTTTACGGGCAGTCCCGCCCAGGCGCGCACGTACGTCGACGAGTTCGGCCTCTTCTTGGGAATCGGCGGCGTCTTGACGTTTCCGAAAGCGCAGGCGGTTCGCGATGCCGTCTGCGAGGTCGGGCTGCGCGCGATCGTGCTCGAGACCGATTGCCCCTACCTCGCGCCCGTGCCCAAACGCGGTAAGCGAAACGAACCTGCGTACGTGACGTACACGGCCGGGAAGCTTGCCGAGCTTTTAAACGTGCCGCTCGCCGAAGTCGTCGCGCGGACCGACGCCAACGCAGCAACGCTTTTTGGGATTTAG